The Planococcus donghaensis genome contains a region encoding:
- a CDS encoding YlaI family protein, with protein sequence MRVKCVICDKIEELVDDTLQAKRLRNRPIHTHMCDECHNRITERTKERLATGDFRFYRSSRSIEDDF encoded by the coding sequence ATGCGAGTAAAATGCGTAATTTGCGATAAAATTGAAGAGTTAGTCGATGATACACTCCAGGCCAAGCGCCTGCGTAACAGACCTATTCATACCCATATGTGTGATGAATGCCACAATCGTATAACAGAGCGTACAAAAGAACGCTTAGCAACTGGGGACTTCCGCTTTTACCGAAGCTCTCGTAGCATTGAGGATGACTTCTGA